The following proteins come from a genomic window of Oncorhynchus mykiss isolate Arlee chromosome 19, USDA_OmykA_1.1, whole genome shotgun sequence:
- the LOC110497542 gene encoding RNA transcription, translation and transport factor protein isoform X1, with product MFRRKLTALDYHNPSGFDCKDETEFRNFIVWLEDQKIRHYKIEDRGNLRNIPSSGWPKSFEQYLQDVNCPFTVEERQESVDWLLGLAVRLEYGDNGSPVEKYKNCPPATANEAAKPSDPLIHLDSSNPDFKAGVLGLASLLKIQRHDDYLVMLKAIRILIQERLTPEAIAKASQSKEGLPVALDKHILGFDTGDATLNEAAQILRLLHIEELRDLQTRINEAIVAVQAVIADPKTDHRLGKVGR from the exons ATGTTTCGAAGAAAACTGACAGCTTTGGATTACCATAACCCCTCTGGGTTTGACTGTAAAG ATGAGACAGAGTTCAGGAATTTCATTGTGTGGCTGGAGGACCAGAAAATCAGACACTACAAAATTGAAGACCGGGGCAACCTGAGGAATATCCCCAGCTCAGGATGGCCCAAGTCCTTTGAGCAG TATCTTCAAGATGTGAATTGCCCATTCACTGTCGAAGAGAGACAGGAGTCAGTGGACTGGTTGCTGGGTCTAGCCGTTCGGTTGGAATATGGCGACAATG GCTCCCCAGTTGAGAAGTACAAGAATTGCCCGCCAGCCACAGCCAACGAGGCGGCGAAACCCTCGGATCCCCTCATCCATCTGGACA GCAGCAACCCAGACTTTAAGGCTGGTGTCTTAGGCCTGGCTAGCCTGCTGAAGATCCAGCGTCACGACGACTACCTGGTCATGCTGAAG GCTATAAGGATCCTTATCCAAGAGAGGCTGACTCCAGAAGCCATAGCCAAGGCCAGCCAGTCTAAAGAG GGTCTCCCTGTGGCCTTGGACAAGCACATCCTCGGCTTTGATACCGGAG ACGCCACCCTGAACGAAGCGGCTCAGATCCTACGTCTGCTCCACATCGAGGAGCTACGTGACCTGCAGACCCGGATCAATGAGGCCATCGTAGCCGTCCAGGCCGTAATTGCAGACCCGAAGACAGACCACCGCCTGGGCAAGGTCGGCAGATGA
- the LOC110497542 gene encoding RNA transcription, translation and transport factor protein isoform X2, whose protein sequence is MFRRKLTALDYHNPSGFDCKDETEFRNFIVWLEDQKIRHYKIEDRGNLRNIPSSGWPKSFEQYLQDVNCPFTVEERQESVDWLLGLAVRLEYGDNVEKYKNCPPATANEAAKPSDPLIHLDSSNPDFKAGVLGLASLLKIQRHDDYLVMLKAIRILIQERLTPEAIAKASQSKEGLPVALDKHILGFDTGDATLNEAAQILRLLHIEELRDLQTRINEAIVAVQAVIADPKTDHRLGKVGR, encoded by the exons ATGTTTCGAAGAAAACTGACAGCTTTGGATTACCATAACCCCTCTGGGTTTGACTGTAAAG ATGAGACAGAGTTCAGGAATTTCATTGTGTGGCTGGAGGACCAGAAAATCAGACACTACAAAATTGAAGACCGGGGCAACCTGAGGAATATCCCCAGCTCAGGATGGCCCAAGTCCTTTGAGCAG TATCTTCAAGATGTGAATTGCCCATTCACTGTCGAAGAGAGACAGGAGTCAGTGGACTGGTTGCTGGGTCTAGCCGTTCGGTTGGAATATGGCGACAATG TTGAGAAGTACAAGAATTGCCCGCCAGCCACAGCCAACGAGGCGGCGAAACCCTCGGATCCCCTCATCCATCTGGACA GCAGCAACCCAGACTTTAAGGCTGGTGTCTTAGGCCTGGCTAGCCTGCTGAAGATCCAGCGTCACGACGACTACCTGGTCATGCTGAAG GCTATAAGGATCCTTATCCAAGAGAGGCTGACTCCAGAAGCCATAGCCAAGGCCAGCCAGTCTAAAGAG GGTCTCCCTGTGGCCTTGGACAAGCACATCCTCGGCTTTGATACCGGAG ACGCCACCCTGAACGAAGCGGCTCAGATCCTACGTCTGCTCCACATCGAGGAGCTACGTGACCTGCAGACCCGGATCAATGAGGCCATCGTAGCCGTCCAGGCCGTAATTGCAGACCCGAAGACAGACCACCGCCTGGGCAAGGTCGGCAGATGA